A single genomic interval of Stieleria maiorica harbors:
- a CDS encoding carboxypeptidase regulatory-like domain-containing protein, whose product MNRVPIEQAGASWALAMFLLWQGWLSGADAYAVDRDLVQVRVVDRNGQPIDNATVRIVGLMSTPDIGTWHQTPGQLTIPSVSSGQYEIAIQRRHQAFLHHDRVLLEVTAPTRELYFREVFQTRLRCGVPLDVTLNPQATDTIRVVDDQGNSVAGARLAPAVWGTTVIPKYHGIPESASTDAEGKTQATWIDPARLSMVYLWSDSLGNQRLPVTRGDDGRLSVVALKTYNTAGRWTAESEPEPDSPFFSTAITVASSPQKFSFSQGATQVYTWGTTVQRPDGTLPPVQLTPGNLVYTSQMPSSVPLTTQHQRAAGATIDEHQLYQIEWFDGIRLRGQIVDEHSGDPLPDLTVLHFSMSHSNGITDDDGVFQIWFARGSRISYFPQDVLGRHIKAGGFYLYPQQLPVDGNLQLDPTPMQRMSAAIGKVVDPQGLPIAAAQVECQFKDERFTRTQTLYSNAKGEFRFNHVLENATVQLTAQHETMMTEQPVSALLSETDEVLLKVVPRHGVVIRGRVVDADGKAIERVSVTTRTPQVIQQELYNGRDTVAVELFGGKSSIATDQQGVFESRPIVDWNRDISLELNAPGYRMAATYWRDASIAGNNKTDLDFGTITMHPQWKTIDQPIQVIDADSKHPLAGARIACRGAYVEHQRHHSDSDGRATFRIADSTAVFAVHHDGYHPAVIVRQVGRPIGPIGLHRLDAGPLSTPPIQPKSQTQVDATTLAGRMLQRFTKPEPSDTYHRLASYYHTLAIADFDSAHSELSELAKLPNMKSTIGMMIAQMKGLDADQKKRVLPLLDDKIVFHFSLSLADEATESEERLEWLGEALVLARQQAGDDGLASIGQLAAKLFEHDEVEMAKDLLSDAYADHPKLAEILASGERQKVAGVARVFLPVYATVDPEKASELIALTAYADEIDRLQTLAVRFAAEYGDQSPETLCKRLGIDRLSSRGMTAGHLNLKHRDAKRGLALAERCDDELGKADFLFELAKTSDADVQTKSELARQALQIMESPDEGAMILQPRHWLAERIEQVALWDPDLAEEYLFASIWIENQSSRITPFFPTATLAIHLAPVNPGIAKALVEPCFDDWSWLFGQRDQSVMFSHALPLHAAAAIDPDWAHALVNDLLHNHIEGNESRKLLIVSGIAASLID is encoded by the coding sequence ATGAATCGTGTGCCTATCGAACAGGCTGGAGCGTCATGGGCGCTGGCGATGTTTCTGCTCTGGCAGGGATGGCTCTCGGGCGCTGATGCATATGCTGTGGATCGAGACCTTGTGCAGGTTCGCGTTGTTGATAGGAACGGTCAACCGATTGACAACGCGACGGTTCGAATCGTTGGCCTGATGTCCACGCCGGATATCGGCACGTGGCACCAGACCCCGGGGCAACTCACCATCCCATCGGTTTCCAGCGGACAGTACGAAATCGCAATCCAACGCCGTCATCAAGCATTCTTGCATCATGACCGTGTGCTACTGGAGGTCACCGCCCCCACACGCGAATTGTATTTCCGCGAAGTGTTTCAGACACGCTTGCGGTGTGGTGTTCCACTGGATGTCACACTCAATCCACAGGCCACAGACACGATTCGAGTGGTTGATGATCAAGGCAATTCCGTCGCCGGCGCACGACTGGCCCCAGCGGTTTGGGGCACCACCGTGATTCCCAAATATCACGGGATCCCAGAATCGGCTTCCACCGACGCCGAGGGTAAAACCCAAGCGACGTGGATTGATCCGGCGCGGCTTTCCATGGTTTATCTCTGGAGCGACTCGCTCGGGAACCAGCGATTGCCGGTGACGCGCGGTGATGACGGGCGGTTGAGTGTCGTCGCGCTCAAGACTTACAACACGGCGGGACGCTGGACCGCAGAATCCGAACCCGAGCCGGATTCACCGTTTTTCTCTACAGCCATCACCGTTGCATCTTCGCCGCAGAAATTTTCGTTCTCGCAAGGTGCAACGCAGGTCTACACCTGGGGCACCACCGTGCAGCGCCCCGACGGCACGCTGCCACCGGTTCAACTGACGCCCGGAAACCTCGTTTACACTTCACAGATGCCCAGCAGTGTTCCGCTGACGACACAGCACCAGCGAGCCGCTGGGGCGACGATCGACGAACACCAGCTCTACCAGATCGAATGGTTTGACGGCATTCGCCTTCGAGGCCAGATCGTCGATGAACACAGCGGCGATCCACTACCGGATCTCACCGTCCTGCATTTTTCGATGTCTCACTCCAATGGCATCACCGACGACGACGGGGTATTTCAGATTTGGTTCGCGCGCGGAAGCCGGATTAGCTACTTTCCACAAGATGTGCTCGGACGACACATCAAAGCCGGGGGCTTTTACCTCTATCCCCAACAGTTGCCGGTCGATGGAAACCTGCAATTGGATCCGACACCGATGCAACGAATGTCGGCGGCGATCGGTAAAGTGGTCGATCCCCAGGGCCTTCCGATCGCTGCGGCACAGGTTGAGTGTCAATTCAAGGATGAACGTTTCACCCGAACGCAAACCCTGTACAGCAATGCCAAGGGTGAATTCCGATTCAATCACGTCCTCGAAAACGCCACCGTCCAGCTGACCGCCCAGCACGAAACGATGATGACGGAACAGCCCGTTTCGGCCTTGTTGTCAGAGACGGACGAAGTGCTGTTGAAGGTTGTGCCGCGGCATGGCGTTGTGATCCGTGGCCGTGTCGTCGATGCCGACGGCAAAGCGATCGAGCGTGTCAGTGTGACCACAAGGACACCCCAAGTCATCCAGCAGGAACTCTACAACGGGCGGGATACCGTTGCTGTCGAACTGTTCGGCGGTAAGTCGTCGATCGCGACCGACCAGCAAGGCGTTTTTGAATCACGTCCGATCGTCGATTGGAATCGTGACATCTCCCTCGAGCTGAACGCCCCCGGCTATCGGATGGCAGCCACCTATTGGCGAGACGCTTCGATTGCCGGGAACAACAAAACCGATCTGGATTTCGGGACGATCACGATGCATCCCCAGTGGAAAACGATCGATCAACCGATCCAAGTGATCGACGCGGATTCCAAACACCCGCTCGCCGGCGCCCGAATCGCTTGCCGCGGCGCCTACGTCGAACACCAACGTCACCATAGTGATTCCGATGGTCGAGCGACATTTCGTATCGCCGACAGTACGGCCGTCTTTGCCGTCCATCACGACGGCTATCACCCCGCGGTCATCGTGCGACAGGTCGGTCGGCCGATCGGCCCGATCGGGTTGCATCGGCTGGACGCCGGACCGCTCTCAACTCCGCCCATTCAACCTAAGTCCCAGACGCAAGTCGACGCGACGACGTTGGCCGGCCGCATGCTGCAACGATTCACCAAACCCGAGCCGTCAGACACGTACCACCGTCTTGCAAGTTACTATCACACCCTCGCGATCGCAGACTTTGACTCCGCCCACTCCGAACTCAGTGAACTCGCGAAGTTGCCCAATATGAAATCAACGATTGGGATGATGATTGCGCAAATGAAGGGGCTGGACGCCGATCAAAAGAAGCGAGTGTTGCCGTTGTTGGATGACAAGATCGTCTTCCATTTTTCCCTTTCATTGGCTGACGAGGCCACCGAATCCGAAGAGCGTCTCGAATGGCTCGGTGAAGCCCTGGTTTTGGCTCGACAACAGGCCGGCGACGACGGGCTGGCTTCGATCGGTCAACTGGCAGCCAAATTGTTCGAACACGATGAAGTCGAGATGGCGAAGGACTTGCTTTCGGACGCCTATGCCGACCATCCGAAGTTGGCGGAAATTCTGGCCTCCGGTGAGCGTCAGAAGGTTGCCGGAGTCGCCAGGGTGTTCTTGCCCGTCTACGCGACGGTCGACCCCGAAAAAGCATCCGAGTTGATTGCGTTGACGGCTTATGCCGACGAAATCGATCGATTGCAAACCCTGGCCGTTCGTTTTGCCGCCGAATACGGTGACCAGTCGCCGGAAACGCTCTGCAAGCGACTGGGAATCGATCGCTTGTCATCGCGGGGGATGACCGCCGGACATCTGAATCTGAAACACCGTGATGCGAAACGTGGATTGGCCCTCGCCGAACGATGCGACGATGAACTGGGCAAAGCCGACTTCTTGTTCGAACTGGCCAAAACCTCCGATGCGGATGTACAAACAAAATCTGAATTGGCCCGTCAAGCGTTGCAGATCATGGAGTCTCCCGACGAGGGAGCGATGATCCTGCAACCGCGACATTGGTTGGCCGAACGCATCGAACAAGTCGCGCTTTGGGACCCGGACCTCGCCGAAGAATACTTGTTCGCATCGATCTGGATCGAGAATCAGTCCAGTCGTATCACACCGTTTTTTCCGACCGCGACCCTGGCGATTCACCTTGCTCCGGTGAACCCAGGCATCGCCAAGGCCCTGGTCGAACCCTGTTTTGATGACTGGTCTTGGTTGTTCGGCCAGCGCGATCAGTCCGTGATGTTTTCCCACGCCTTACCCCTGCACGCGGCCGCAGCGATCGATCCCGATTGGGCTCATGCCCTGGTCAACGACCTGCTGCACAACCACATCGAGGGCAACGAATCACGCAAATTGCTGATCGTCTCCGGAATCGCCGCCTCACTGATCGATTGA
- a CDS encoding aminotransferase class V-fold PLP-dependent enzyme: MTNPHRSHWRLNPDIDFLNHGSFGATPIVVLEDQRRWIERLERDPIEFLGPERSLLPKLDHVRDCIAQLVGADSEDLAFVRNATDGVNSVLRSFPFAAGDEVLITNHGYNACNNAARYAAEQSGASVSVAELPFPIRSSSQVIDAIDHSMTSKTRLLLIDHVTSPTGLVLPVKELVELAHRRGVRVMIDGAHAPGMVPVDLRDLDADYYTANHHKWLCGPKTSGFLYVRRELQSTVHPTTISHGANTPELGRTPFLAQFNWIGTYDPTPILAMPTAIEFLSGLVEGGLSQLMRNNHTLVVAGRELLLDALNCSVPAPVEMLGSLASVPLPAERFGDKAAVNAFQRQLYREHAIEVPVFLLGGTLPCLRISAQAYNSIDQYQRLADALRTLTCQVER, encoded by the coding sequence ACATCGATTTCTTGAACCACGGTTCGTTCGGTGCGACGCCGATCGTCGTGCTGGAAGACCAGCGTCGCTGGATCGAGCGTCTGGAGCGCGACCCGATCGAATTCCTGGGGCCGGAACGGTCGCTGCTGCCCAAACTGGATCACGTCCGCGATTGCATTGCTCAGCTTGTCGGCGCGGATTCTGAAGACCTGGCATTTGTTCGCAATGCGACCGACGGCGTGAATTCCGTGCTGCGATCGTTCCCGTTTGCGGCGGGCGATGAAGTGCTGATCACCAACCACGGTTACAACGCTTGTAACAATGCGGCCCGGTACGCGGCCGAGCAAAGCGGCGCGTCGGTGTCGGTCGCAGAGTTGCCGTTTCCGATTCGTTCAAGCTCGCAGGTCATCGACGCGATTGATCATTCTATGACTTCGAAGACACGGTTGTTGTTGATCGATCACGTGACCAGTCCGACGGGATTGGTGTTGCCCGTCAAAGAGCTGGTTGAATTGGCGCACCGACGTGGGGTTCGCGTGATGATTGACGGCGCGCACGCGCCCGGGATGGTGCCGGTGGACCTTCGTGACTTGGACGCGGATTATTACACCGCCAATCACCACAAGTGGCTGTGCGGTCCGAAGACGTCGGGTTTTCTGTACGTGCGCCGGGAACTGCAATCGACCGTTCACCCGACGACGATCAGCCATGGTGCGAACACACCGGAACTCGGTCGAACACCGTTTCTGGCTCAGTTCAATTGGATCGGGACCTACGATCCGACGCCGATTTTGGCGATGCCGACGGCGATCGAGTTTCTGAGCGGATTGGTCGAAGGCGGATTGTCGCAATTGATGCGGAACAATCACACGCTCGTTGTCGCCGGTCGCGAGCTGTTGCTGGATGCCTTGAACTGCTCGGTTCCGGCACCCGTGGAGATGCTCGGTAGTCTGGCATCGGTTCCGTTGCCAGCGGAGCGTTTCGGCGACAAGGCGGCCGTCAACGCGTTCCAGCGGCAACTTTATCGCGAACACGCAATCGAAGTCCCGGTCTTTTTGCTCGGCGGCACCCTGCCTTGTCTGCGGATCTCCGCCCAAGCCTACAACAGCATCGATCAATACCAGCGATTGGCCGACGCGCTGCGGACTTTGACGTGTCAGGTGGAGAGGTAG